The uncultured Mailhella sp. genome segment CGTTCCGTGGTGAACAGTATATGCTCGATCTCGCGGATGCGTTCTTCGGGCAGGTGGCTGAGCTGGATGTGAACGGGACCGCGGCCCCTGGTGAAGGCTTCGTTCATCACGTTGGTGTTCGCGACTTCGCCTTCCATCAGAATGTTGCCTTCGCAGTCGAGCACTCTGCCCCCGCGGGAAACGCAGATGGCCAGCAGCGGCATGTTGGTGTCCTTGATGAGCATGGTGCGCTGGGTGTATTCCATGCCCGTCACTCCGGCGCCCGCGCGCAGCGCCATCACGAAGCCGTCGCCGGTGTTGCCGGGATAGTCGTACACGCCGTAGAGATATTCGGAATTGGGCAGGGTGAAGCGGCTCACGCCGCCGGAAGCCACCAGCACGGTCTTGGCCTTGCATACGACCATCTGGCCGGTGCGGACGTTCATGCCCACGGCGCCGGCCACGCGGCCGTTGTCCATGAGCAGACGCAGCGCCATCACGCGATTGACGGGACGCGTGCCGAGATCAAGCGCTCTTTTCACCAGCATGGCCTTGAGCTCGGGCTCGTCCATGGCCGTCTGGAACTTGCCTTTGACATGATATTTCAGCGTCTTGTACTGGCCGTTCTCATCCTTGGGGAAGGTAACGCCCCAGCTTTCCATTTCCTTGAGCAGGGCATAGGAACGTTCGGCCATGACGTAGCTGGGACCGGCGTCCACCACGCCCGCCGTCATGGCGCGCACGGATTCCAGATAAAGTTCCGCCGTGGTCTGACCGGGAATGGCCACGATGTTCAGCGCGTCCATGCCGCGTGCAATGGATCCGCCGTACACGATGTCGCTTTTTTCAAAGATGGTGACGTTGAGATCGGGATTCAGCTGCAGGGCATGCATGGCTGCGATGCAGCCGGCGCTGCCGCCGCCGATGATGAGGAAATCTGTTTCCATGGCTTGCAATTTCATAGAAATGTCCTTGCGTATGAGGTTGCCGGCTCAGGCCTGTTTCTTTTTGCCGAAGCCGTGACGCACGATGTACAGAAGAATGATGGCCACCGTAAGCAGCAAAAATGCGCAGGCGATGGGTCTGTCGAGGAAGACCGTCCAGTCTCCGCGGGAAATGAGCAGGCTCTGGCGCATCTTGTGCTCAAGCAGAGATCCCAGGAAGAATGCCACGATCATGGTCGGCAGGCTGATTCTCAGCTTGGTCAGCGCATAGCCCAGTACGCCGAACACGAGCATGAGCCATATGTCGAACAGACTGCTGTTGTTTACGTACGAGCCGATGAGGCAGAACATGGGCACCACGCTGAAGAGCACCGGCTTGGGAATGGAAACCAGTTTTCTTGCGCAGCGGATGAAGGCTCCGCCCACAACGAACGTGTAGAGGTTGCTGATGAGCAGAACGATGAACAGGGCGTAGAGCAGGGGCGCATTGCTTTCCATGAACTGGGGGCCGGGAATGAGGCCCTTGATCATGAAGCCGCCGAGAATGAGCGCCGCAGCGAGGTTCCCGGGAATGCCGAGGGTGACCAGAGGCACGAGGTTGGGACCGTTCACGGCATTGTTGCCGGCTTCGGAGGCGGCTATGCCTTCCAGGGCGCCTTTGCCGAACATCTCGGGATGCTTGGACTTCTTTTTGCTCCAGATATAGCTGAGGTACGCGCCTACCGTCGTGCCTATGCCGGGCACAATGCCCACGAACGATCCGATAAGGGTGGAGCGGGCAATGGTGGGAATGCATTGCTTCATTTCGGCAGGCGTAAGTCTGTCCGCATCGGTTCCTCTGGCTGAAAGTCGCACTTCTTCCAGCTTCTTGCCGGAGCGGCGATCCTTGTACC includes the following:
- a CDS encoding FAD-binding protein, with the translated sequence MRKDISMKLQAMETDFLIIGGGSAGCIAAMHALQLNPDLNVTIFEKSDIVYGGSIARGMDALNIVAIPGQTTAELYLESVRAMTAGVVDAGPSYVMAERSYALLKEMESWGVTFPKDENGQYKTLKYHVKGKFQTAMDEPELKAMLVKRALDLGTRPVNRVMALRLLMDNGRVAGAVGMNVRTGQMVVCKAKTVLVASGGVSRFTLPNSEYLYGVYDYPGNTGDGFVMALRAGAGVTGMEYTQRTMLIKDTNMPLLAICVSRGGRVLDCEGNILMEGEVANTNVMNEAFTRGRGPVHIQLSHLPEERIREIEHILFTTERPVNERFFAGRHIDFRKQDIELWPTEYYLCGGHGLAGIRVNERAETAVPGLYAAGDVASVAKQHLTGAFVFGEVAAEQAVKYVAEAPDTAINENDVAAVKAELDERFTARNRDIDVHDLERKVRRMVADYLVSPKNAHKFELWKYWSRTFREDIRHVAVHNGHELSKLYEVENILLCADCSAVAGDFRKESRWGESHYRSDYPQRDDANWKCHVVIKMKDGKLNAEKVRVSELNEEVSL
- a CDS encoding tripartite tricarboxylate transporter permease — translated: MLIFLAAPVASIALRIGPPEYSMILLFSLVIISLAASGSPCRGLIATCLGLLLSTVGCDPEMGTPRFNFGFIELAEGIGIMPMAIGLLAFSEVLLQAESWYKDRRSGKKLEEVRLSARGTDADRLTPAEMKQCIPTIARSTLIGSFVGIVPGIGTTVGAYLSYIWSKKKSKHPEMFGKGALEGIAASEAGNNAVNGPNLVPLVTLGIPGNLAAALILGGFMIKGLIPGPQFMESNAPLLYALFIVLLISNLYTFVVGGAFIRCARKLVSIPKPVLFSVVPMFCLIGSYVNNSSLFDIWLMLVFGVLGYALTKLRISLPTMIVAFFLGSLLEHKMRQSLLISRGDWTVFLDRPIACAFLLLTVAIILLYIVRHGFGKKKQA